A window of Lytechinus pictus isolate F3 Inbred chromosome 7, Lp3.0, whole genome shotgun sequence contains these coding sequences:
- the LOC129265554 gene encoding TAF6-like RNA polymerase II p300/CBP-associated factor-associated factor 65 kDa subunit 6L, with protein sequence MKHSKRKRMTSDDFNKALRWSDVEPIHGYGSNEPAVFRQIKDTNLYFVEDRDLSLPEIAMDTKIPNSAGNTSLKANWLALEGVHKTVVQSSDPGQAAAEGIQKILGVQGQGMTHSMEMLSSDQVTYYQHIVKAILGTDEEATKVVLVDLQTNSKIAGLLPYLVNFVSVGVKVVSLELYQLTGLLYIIDALVRNQFIYLGPYMIQLVSTVMYCILEPLAVSINPINDHWGLRDYAARLLLPILRCSKESKNKFHHQMLTAFQEVMNDPARPLCTYYGAVMGLIALGPQAVEDVLCPRLSSYWVTLQQILEDTSITRVKEDGHKVHGALLTAAETLLRHKYHKGEKETDLPSQTSSPCDSPRNMPEFAFGTASYVTQLSASSGNLTPHLKEKPPRKHNNFMELYSELYSYFGDSLSVRLGIETDALQVMERLDKHMEHTASLQDLVNERVTFDGTMFRQRHVKNAGKVLPIPSKPRTVNPELPKTTGKIPSKSPGQRFQTSRTRHGKMSKRSRSRSGGLRDIFQIVKPVKPLSKKTHVIPLESKVWRINLKMPHVGKRKKLFKRVGMSLTKNLPSIHAIL encoded by the exons CCCATTCATGGTTATGGGTCTAATGAACCTGCTGTGTTTAGACAGATTAAGGATACTAATCTTTATTTTGTGGAAGACCGAGATCTGAGTTTACCTGAGATCGCCATGGATACCAAGATACCCAACAGTGCAGGAAACACCTCTCTAAAAG CTAATTGGCTAGCTTTAGAAGGTGTTCACAAGACTGTTGTTCAATCAAGTGATCCAG GTCAAGCTGCTGCTGAAGGTATTCAGAAAATCCTTGGAGTTCAAGGTCAAG GCATGACCCACAGCATGGAGATGTTGTCGTCTGATCAAGTCACTTACTATCAGCATATCGTCAAGGCTATCCTTGGCACAGATGAGGAGGCTACAAAG GTTGTGTTAGTAGATCTTCAGACAAACAGTAAGATAGCAGGTTTACTTCCTTACCTGGTCAACTTTGTATCAGTTGGTGTGAAGGTAGTCAGTTTAGAGCTCTATCAACTCACAGGTCTTCTATACATCATTGATGCACTTGTCAGGAATCAGTTCATCTATCTCGGTCCTTAT ATGATCCAGTTAGTGTCTACTGTGATGTACTGTATCTTAGAACCCTTGGCTGTCTCTATCAATCCCATCAATGACCACTGGGGTCTCAGAGACTATGCTGCTAGGTTGCTTCTGCCAATCTTAAG ATGTTCTAAGGAATCTAAGAACAAGTTCCATCATCAGATGTTGACAGCATTTCAAGAAGTAATGAATGACCCTGCCAGACCTCTTTGTACCTATTATGGAGCCGTGATGGGACTCATTGCTTTAGGTCCACAG GCTGTTGAGGATGTGTTATGTCCAAGACTATCCAGTTATTGGGTGACCCTACAGCAGATCTTAGAAGATACATCTATTACAAGGGTGAAGGAAGATGGTCATAAGGTTCATGGAGCTCTCTTA ACTGCAGCTGAAACTCTTCTGAGGCACAAGTATCataaaggggagaaagagacgGATCTACCAAGCCAGACAAGTTCACCATGTGATAGCCCCAGAAACATGCCAGAGTTTGCCTTTGGTACGGCGAGCTATGTAACTCAACTTAGTGCTTCCTCCGGAAACCTTACCCCACATCTCAAAGAGAAACCTCCAAGGAAACACAATAACTTCATGGAGCTGTATTCTGAATTGTATTCCTATTTTGGAGATAGTCTCAGTGTAAGACTTGGTATTGAAACCGATGCACTTCAGGTTATGGAAAGGTTGGACAAGCATATGGAGCATACAGCGAGTTTACAAGACTTGGTGAATGAAAGAGTTACCTTTGATGGAACGATGTTTAGACAACGCCATGTTAAGAATGCTGGTAAAGTGCTTCCCATACCATCAAAACCAAGGACAGTTAATCCGGAGCTTCCTAAGACAACGGGAAAGATTCCAAGCAAATCACCAGGTCAAAGGTTCCAAACATCCAGGACAAGACATGGCAAAATGAGCAAGCGATCTAGATCAAGGTCTGGTGGGTTGAGGGATATCTTTCAGATTGTTAAGCCTGTCAAACCTTTATCAAAGAAGACTCATGTTATTCCGTTGGAAAGTAAAGTTTGGCGTATCAATCTCAAGATGCCACATGTTGGTAAAAGAAAGAAGTTATTCAAGAGAGTTGGAATGTCTCTCACAAAAAACCTACCAAGCATTCATGCAATTTTGTGA